In Streptomyces sp. NBC_00569, a single genomic region encodes these proteins:
- a CDS encoding xanthine dehydrogenase family protein molybdopterin-binding subunit, whose translation MAEQSRSPREPAEEAAQAAQPERPDGPGGPGRRRVLAYLLAAPTLAVGARLGLDAVGGESAEAAVPSLPQPEELFDLGDMQTLAAAPTSGLISVQVHSDGTASFAVPRAEVGQGMTTAVAMMIAEEMDLPLTKVRVSLADARPELLMNQLTGGSNSMRSIYLPVRSAAAVARRRLVATAAQQWGVPESELTTREGVITHGAAKSATYGSLAEAAASARTVTASAHLKSTSDFRILGTPQNRIDATDIVTGRKKFGMDLHVPDAKPTMVRRPPTVNGTVVSVANADAVRNMPGITDVVTVKHGVAVRGETFGQCIDATRALEVTWGPGTVDKESDDTVLAKLRAAALPMVVPPLLTKKIDAEFTFAFASNSPLEPDNAIADVRSDRAEIWASLKVPIVAQRDIADRLGLPQTAVTVHVVEGGGSFGRHLFHDVAAEAAEISQKMGKPVKLSWSRTDNFRQGRTHPMCVSRVRATYALGNVVSYEHRHTSSQTDFGHGLGEMITSTAAKLPVAGNLTFAETIFQLTQSTPYNFGVTTQLLNEVPLKFNTGSMRNIYSPNVACARELVVDQLAAKMGKDPVAFRREFLKEERLRAVLDKAAEAGEWGRSLPAGVAQGIALHTEYRGAVASLVEIDCRPETVNRKVRDGVTGPRVTRALMVVDAGFAINPRGLEAQMMGGMNDALAMALTSSLHIKDGIPLEGSWDHYFYTRQWNTPPDLRVIVMPSTGDKPSGAGELGVAPAFASIACAYARATGTLPTSFPINHATLSFDPLPLEPSTPQSPTDGLDRAF comes from the coding sequence ATGGCAGAACAGAGCCGTTCGCCACGCGAGCCCGCAGAAGAGGCCGCACAAGCCGCACAACCTGAACGTCCCGATGGCCCCGGCGGTCCCGGACGGCGCAGGGTCCTCGCGTACCTGCTCGCCGCTCCCACACTGGCCGTCGGCGCGCGCCTCGGCCTGGACGCCGTGGGCGGCGAGTCCGCCGAGGCCGCGGTGCCTTCGCTGCCGCAGCCGGAGGAACTCTTCGACCTCGGTGACATGCAGACCCTGGCGGCGGCGCCCACGTCCGGTCTCATCTCCGTCCAGGTGCACTCGGACGGGACGGCGTCGTTCGCGGTCCCGCGCGCCGAGGTGGGCCAGGGCATGACCACGGCGGTCGCCATGATGATCGCCGAGGAGATGGATCTCCCCCTAACGAAGGTACGGGTGTCCCTGGCCGACGCGCGCCCGGAACTCCTGATGAACCAGCTGACCGGCGGCTCCAACTCGATGCGCAGCATCTACCTCCCGGTCCGCTCCGCGGCGGCCGTCGCCCGCCGGCGGCTCGTCGCCACGGCCGCGCAGCAGTGGGGCGTACCGGAGTCCGAACTGACCACGCGGGAAGGGGTGATCACGCACGGCGCCGCGAAGAGCGCGACGTACGGCTCGCTCGCCGAGGCCGCCGCCAGCGCGCGGACCGTCACCGCCTCCGCCCACCTCAAGTCCACGTCCGACTTCAGGATCCTGGGCACACCTCAGAACCGTATCGACGCAACGGACATCGTGACCGGCCGCAAGAAGTTCGGCATGGACCTTCACGTGCCCGACGCCAAGCCGACGATGGTGCGCAGGCCGCCCACGGTCAACGGCACGGTGGTCTCCGTCGCGAACGCCGACGCCGTCAGGAACATGCCGGGCATCACCGACGTCGTCACCGTCAAGCACGGTGTCGCGGTACGCGGTGAGACGTTCGGCCAGTGCATCGACGCAACGCGCGCGCTCGAAGTGACCTGGGGCCCCGGCACCGTGGACAAGGAGTCGGACGACACCGTCCTCGCCAAGCTCAGAGCCGCGGCGCTGCCCATGGTCGTGCCGCCGCTCCTCACGAAGAAGATCGACGCCGAGTTCACCTTCGCGTTCGCCAGCAACAGCCCCCTGGAACCGGACAACGCGATAGCCGACGTGCGCTCCGACCGCGCCGAGATCTGGGCGAGCCTCAAGGTGCCCATCGTGGCGCAGCGCGACATCGCCGACCGGCTCGGGCTGCCGCAGACGGCCGTCACGGTGCATGTGGTGGAGGGCGGCGGCTCGTTCGGGCGGCATCTCTTCCACGACGTGGCCGCCGAGGCCGCGGAGATCTCGCAGAAGATGGGCAAGCCGGTCAAGCTGTCGTGGTCGCGGACCGACAACTTCCGGCAGGGCAGGACCCATCCGATGTGCGTCTCACGGGTGCGCGCCACCTACGCGCTCGGCAACGTCGTCAGCTACGAGCACCGCCACACCAGTTCGCAGACCGACTTCGGGCACGGGCTCGGAGAGATGATCACGTCGACGGCGGCGAAGCTGCCCGTGGCCGGCAACCTCACGTTCGCCGAGACCATCTTCCAGCTGACCCAGTCCACGCCGTACAACTTCGGTGTCACCACGCAGCTCCTCAACGAGGTGCCGCTGAAGTTCAACACCGGCAGCATGCGCAACATCTACTCGCCCAATGTGGCGTGTGCGCGCGAGCTCGTCGTCGACCAACTGGCCGCGAAGATGGGCAAGGACCCCGTCGCCTTCCGTCGCGAGTTCCTCAAGGAGGAGCGCCTGCGCGCCGTCCTGGACAAGGCGGCCGAGGCCGGGGAGTGGGGCAGGTCGCTGCCCGCCGGTGTCGCACAGGGGATCGCCCTGCACACGGAGTACCGCGGCGCGGTCGCCTCGCTCGTCGAGATCGACTGCCGGCCCGAGACGGTGAACCGCAAGGTCAGGGACGGTGTCACCGGCCCGCGCGTGACCCGCGCCCTCATGGTCGTCGACGCCGGGTTCGCCATCAACCCCCGTGGGCTGGAAGCCCAGATGATGGGCGGGATGAACGACGCGCTCGCCATGGCCCTCACGTCCAGCCTGCACATCAAGGACGGCATCCCGCTGGAGGGCAGCTGGGACCACTACTTCTACACCCGGCAGTGGAACACCCCTCCCGACCTGCGCGTCATCGTCATGCCGTCCACCGGTGACAAGCCGTCAGGGGCAGGTGAGCTGGGGGTCGCGCCCGCGTTCGCCTCCATCGCCTGCGCCTACGCCCGCGCCACGGGCACGCTGCCGACGAGCTTCCCGATCAACCACGCCACCCTCTCCTTCGACCCGCTGCCGCTCGAACCGTCCACACCCCAGTCCCCCACCGACGGTCTCGACCGCGCCTTCTGA
- the hemC gene encoding hydroxymethylbilane synthase, translating to MSAPELIRIVSRDSPMALAQVERVRAELAALHPEIRTTVVPVKTTGDKWMGDLSLVEGKGAFTKEVDAALLAGEADLAVHCVKDVPADRPLPAGTVFAAFLKRDDIRDALIHPDGLTLDQLPSGTRIGTSSVRRIAQLAAAYPHLECVPMRGNANRRLEKLAAGDADALLLAAAGLERIGRTDVITEILSAEVMCPPIGAGILALQCREGDADLIDTISGLGDPDAHREASAERMFLHVLQGHCNSPIAGFARAERSGDLSLRACVFTLDGKTVLNAHEWAGPLDPATLGTSVAVALLRQGARELIDSIAH from the coding sequence ATGTCCGCCCCTGAACTGATCCGTATCGTCTCCCGCGACTCGCCCATGGCGCTGGCCCAGGTCGAGCGCGTACGCGCCGAACTGGCCGCCCTGCACCCGGAAATCCGCACGACGGTCGTCCCCGTCAAGACGACCGGCGACAAGTGGATGGGCGACCTGTCCCTGGTCGAGGGGAAGGGAGCGTTCACCAAGGAGGTCGACGCCGCGCTGCTCGCCGGTGAGGCCGACCTCGCGGTGCACTGCGTCAAGGACGTGCCCGCCGACCGCCCCCTGCCCGCCGGAACGGTGTTCGCCGCGTTCCTCAAGCGGGACGACATCAGGGACGCCCTCATCCACCCGGACGGCCTGACGCTCGATCAACTCCCGTCCGGCACACGGATCGGCACGTCGTCTGTGCGCCGCATCGCCCAGCTCGCCGCCGCGTACCCGCACCTGGAGTGCGTGCCCATGCGCGGCAACGCGAACCGGCGCCTGGAGAAGCTCGCGGCGGGCGACGCCGACGCGCTCCTCCTTGCCGCCGCCGGCCTCGAACGTATCGGTCGTACGGACGTGATCACGGAGATCCTGTCGGCCGAGGTCATGTGCCCGCCGATCGGCGCCGGGATCCTGGCCCTTCAGTGCCGCGAGGGCGACGCCGATCTGATCGACACGATCTCGGGGCTCGGTGACCCCGACGCCCATCGCGAGGCGAGCGCGGAGCGCATGTTCCTCCACGTGCTCCAGGGGCACTGCAACAGCCCGATCGCAGGGTTCGCCAGGGCGGAGCGCAGCGGTGATCTGTCGCTGCGGGCCTGCGTGTTCACCCTCGACGGGAAGACCGTGCTCAACGCGCACGAGTGGGCCGGCCCCCTCGACCCCGCCACCCTCGGCACGTCGGTCGCCGTGGCCCTGCTGCGCCAGGGGGCGCGTGAGCTGATCGACTCGATCGCGCACTGA
- a CDS encoding GOLPH3/VPS74 family protein, whose product MTQTLYGRIYLTAYDTPAHDLYDRTRTGFLLRAAVLAELAIRGNLVASHGDVSVAEPGPTGDPVLDLTLDHVARDRRGWKSWIRHDRRETLLAVEDRLVAQGVLAVEEKRSFGRSRREVTVRDASAVTSLQATAAGLLHGTEPAALIAPADAALVALAAVGGIRSVVSRADAHARKERIEELTGRLDAVTPGLGKAIGGLGMTMVAAQGGLGGG is encoded by the coding sequence ATGACGCAGACCCTGTACGGCCGGATCTACCTGACGGCCTACGACACCCCCGCCCACGACCTCTACGACCGTACGAGGACCGGGTTCCTGCTGCGGGCCGCCGTCCTGGCCGAGCTGGCGATCCGGGGGAACCTCGTCGCCTCCCACGGCGATGTGTCCGTCGCGGAGCCGGGGCCGACCGGGGACCCGGTCCTCGACCTGACGCTCGACCATGTCGCGCGCGACCGGCGCGGCTGGAAGTCCTGGATCAGGCACGACCGCAGGGAGACGCTGCTCGCGGTCGAGGACCGGCTCGTCGCCCAGGGGGTGCTCGCCGTCGAGGAGAAGAGGTCCTTCGGCCGGTCCCGGCGCGAGGTGACGGTGCGGGACGCGTCCGCCGTCACCTCGCTCCAGGCCACGGCGGCCGGGCTCCTGCACGGCACCGAGCCCGCCGCGCTGATCGCGCCCGCCGACGCCGCGCTGGTGGCCCTGGCCGCTGTCGGCGGCATCCGGTCGGTCGTCTCCCGCGCGGACGCCCACGCCCGCAAGGAACGCATCGAGGAACTGACGGGACGGCTCGACGCCGTGACCCCCGGCCTGGGCAAGGCGATCGGCGGCCTCGGCATGACGATGGTGGCCGCGCAGGGCGGGCTGGGCGGCGGCTGA
- a CDS encoding NAD(P)/FAD-dependent oxidoreductase — protein MEPTVSVHPSQDEQRYDVVVIGGGAAGLSGALTLGRARRSVLVIDAGEPRNAPADGVHNYLGREGTPPGELVAAGRGEVRRYGGEIVAGRVTTAERDGDGFRVVLDDGGEVRASRLLVTTGLVDELPEVPGLAALWGSDVLHCPYCHGWEVRDQAVGVLGTGPAAVHQALMWRQWTKSVTLFLHTAPEPGDEEYEQLAARGISVVDGTVSALESENGRLAGVRLERGTLVPVQAMVVAPRFTARAGFLGALGLEATAQEMNGMVIGTRIPADPTGRTAVPGVWAAGNVTELTEQVIGSAAAGLRAAAAINADLTAAETRAAVEARRADFSAASDVSGFSPEAERRVSERVLGSRRHGL, from the coding sequence ATGGAGCCGACGGTGAGCGTTCACCCTTCGCAGGACGAGCAGCGCTACGACGTCGTGGTGATCGGCGGTGGAGCCGCCGGGCTGAGCGGGGCCCTGACCCTGGGGCGGGCCCGCCGCTCGGTCCTCGTGATCGACGCGGGCGAGCCGCGCAACGCCCCGGCCGACGGCGTGCACAACTACCTGGGCCGCGAGGGCACACCCCCCGGCGAGCTGGTGGCCGCCGGCCGCGGGGAGGTGCGCCGGTACGGCGGGGAGATCGTGGCGGGCCGCGTCACCACGGCCGAACGCGACGGCGACGGATTCCGGGTCGTGCTCGACGACGGCGGCGAGGTGCGGGCCTCCCGCCTGCTTGTCACGACGGGCCTGGTGGACGAGCTGCCCGAGGTGCCCGGCCTTGCCGCACTGTGGGGCTCGGACGTCCTGCACTGCCCGTACTGCCACGGCTGGGAGGTCCGCGACCAGGCGGTCGGTGTCCTCGGGACGGGACCGGCCGCGGTGCACCAGGCCCTGATGTGGCGGCAGTGGACCAAGAGCGTCACCCTCTTCCTGCACACGGCGCCCGAGCCCGGCGACGAGGAGTACGAGCAGCTCGCCGCCCGCGGCATCAGTGTGGTCGACGGAACGGTGAGCGCGCTGGAGAGCGAGAACGGCCGGCTGGCCGGGGTGCGCCTGGAGCGCGGGACGCTCGTGCCGGTCCAGGCGATGGTGGTCGCGCCCCGGTTCACCGCGCGCGCCGGCTTCCTCGGTGCCCTGGGGCTCGAAGCGACCGCGCAGGAGATGAACGGCATGGTGATCGGCACGCGCATCCCCGCCGACCCCACCGGTCGGACCGCGGTACCGGGCGTGTGGGCGGCGGGCAACGTCACCGAGCTCACCGAGCAGGTCATCGGCTCGGCCGCCGCGGGACTGCGTGCGGCCGCGGCCATCAACGCGGACCTGACGGCGGCGGAGACCCGGGCCGCCGTCGAGGCGCGGCGCGCCGACTTCTCCGCTGCGTCGGACGTCTCCGGCTTCTCCCCCGAGGCCGAACGCCGGGTGTCCGAGCGGGTTCTCGGCAGCCGGCGTCACGGCCTGTGA
- a CDS encoding GNAT family N-acetyltransferase translates to MDASQARHTDGGLTVRKGGAEFIDRLAPLWLALHAHHRSAQPGFTYFPDDSSWELRRGCYRRWILDEGSFVLLAERDGQPVGYAFVQIEEGPDDTWVTGDRIAELQTLAVLPAERGHGIGTLLLDLVDAELDRMGVADLLIGTLAANTGAQRLYERRGLRPVLVYYARFGADDAKPA, encoded by the coding sequence GTGGACGCGAGCCAGGCCCGGCACACCGACGGCGGCCTCACGGTCCGCAAGGGAGGGGCCGAGTTCATCGACCGCCTCGCGCCCCTGTGGCTCGCGCTGCACGCACATCACCGGTCCGCGCAGCCCGGGTTCACCTACTTCCCCGACGACAGCTCCTGGGAACTGCGCCGCGGCTGCTACCGGCGCTGGATCCTCGACGAGGGCTCGTTCGTCCTGCTCGCCGAACGGGACGGACAGCCCGTCGGCTACGCATTCGTACAGATCGAGGAAGGCCCCGACGACACCTGGGTGACCGGCGACCGCATCGCCGAACTCCAGACGCTGGCCGTCCTTCCGGCCGAGCGCGGCCACGGCATCGGCACGCTTCTGCTCGACCTGGTCGACGCCGAACTGGACCGCATGGGCGTCGCCGACCTGCTCATCGGCACACTGGCCGCGAACACCGGGGCGCAGCGCCTCTACGAACGCCGCGGTCTGCGCCCGGTGTTGGTGTACTACGCCCGGTTCGGCGCCGACGACGCGAAGCCGGCGTAG
- a CDS encoding MFS transporter, whose product MRPWRFVVWFGVVSLLADFVYEGARSVTGPLLASLGASAAVVGAVTGAGEAAALLLRLGSGPLADRSGRFWGWAIAGYALTVASVPMLGLTGVLWAACALVIAERVGKAVRSPAKDTLLSHAAAATGLGKGFAVHEALDQVGALLGPLTVAGMLAVTGDDYGPALAVLAVPGVAVLALLVRLRRQVPDPAAYERAVAPSREQPRPGARLPRDFWVYASFTAATMTGFATFGVLSFHLVARGLVPTAAVPLLYAAAMAVDALAALATGWVYDRVGPRVLLVLPALSAAVPALAFTDSLAPVVFGALVWGAATGVQESTLRAVVADLVAPGRRATAYGVFAAVVGVAAFAGGALTGVLYDTSIPLLIVVVAAIQAAAVLLLAVTGLRARHK is encoded by the coding sequence ATGAGGCCCTGGCGATTCGTGGTCTGGTTCGGCGTGGTCAGCCTCCTCGCCGACTTCGTCTACGAGGGCGCCCGCTCGGTGACCGGCCCGCTCCTCGCCTCGCTCGGCGCGTCCGCGGCCGTCGTCGGCGCGGTGACGGGAGCGGGTGAGGCGGCGGCGCTCCTGCTGCGCCTCGGCTCGGGGCCGCTGGCCGACCGCAGCGGCCGGTTCTGGGGGTGGGCGATCGCCGGTTACGCGCTGACCGTCGCCAGCGTCCCGATGCTCGGCCTGACCGGAGTGCTGTGGGCGGCGTGCGCGCTCGTCATCGCCGAACGGGTCGGCAAGGCGGTGCGCTCACCCGCCAAGGACACGCTGCTCTCGCACGCGGCGGCGGCCACCGGGCTCGGCAAGGGGTTCGCGGTGCACGAGGCGCTGGACCAGGTGGGCGCGTTGCTCGGCCCGCTGACGGTGGCGGGGATGCTGGCTGTGACGGGCGACGACTACGGGCCCGCGCTCGCGGTCCTCGCGGTGCCCGGCGTCGCCGTACTCGCCCTGCTCGTACGGCTGCGGCGCCAGGTCCCCGATCCGGCGGCCTACGAACGCGCGGTCGCACCCAGCCGCGAGCAGCCGCGACCCGGCGCCCGGCTGCCGCGCGACTTCTGGGTGTACGCGTCCTTCACCGCCGCGACGATGACGGGCTTCGCGACGTTCGGTGTGCTCTCCTTCCACCTCGTCGCGCGCGGGCTCGTCCCGACCGCCGCCGTTCCCCTGCTCTACGCGGCCGCCATGGCCGTCGACGCGCTGGCCGCGCTGGCGACCGGGTGGGTGTACGACCGGGTCGGGCCGCGGGTGCTGCTCGTCCTGCCGGCCCTCTCGGCGGCCGTGCCCGCGCTCGCGTTCACCGACTCCCTCGCGCCGGTCGTGTTCGGTGCCCTGGTGTGGGGTGCGGCGACCGGTGTGCAGGAGTCCACCCTGCGCGCCGTCGTGGCCGATCTCGTCGCGCCGGGCCGCAGGGCGACGGCCTACGGTGTCTTCGCCGCGGTCGTGGGTGTGGCCGCGTTCGCCGGAGGCGCACTGACCGGGGTGCTCTACGACACCTCGATCCCTTTGCTGATCGTCGTGGTGGCCGCGATCCAGGCCGCGGCCGTACTCCTGCTGGCCGTCACCGGACTCAGGGCCCGCCACAAGTGA
- a CDS encoding serine hydrolase domain-containing protein, producing MTSLQDIFAPHVRDGSLPGAVALVARGDRVEVATAGSAALGGGSPMARDSIFRIASITKPITAAAVMMLVDEGRIALDDPVDRWLPEIAKPVVVRTPDAPVDDVVPAARPITVADLLTFRAGWGFPSDFSLPAVQSLLGLQKHGLSPQLVPAPDEWMAHLARIPLLDQPGEAWLYNTCSDIQGVLISRVSGSALPDFLAERVFEPLGMTDTGFEVPAGKLDRFTTSYRPRAEGGLEPADAPDGQWSSLPAFPSGAGGLVSTADDWYAFARMLLAEGVAGGRRILSSDAVRQMTTDHLTAAQREASGLFTEGQGWGFGGSVDVAPVDRWNVMGRYGWVGGTGTAAHLVPSTGAVGILLTQVEMTGPTPPALMRDFWRYTAAETA from the coding sequence ATGACCAGCTTGCAGGACATTTTCGCGCCGCACGTCCGTGACGGTTCACTGCCGGGGGCAGTGGCACTGGTGGCCCGTGGCGACCGGGTCGAGGTGGCGACCGCAGGCTCGGCCGCCCTCGGTGGCGGCTCCCCGATGGCCCGCGACTCGATCTTCCGGATCGCCTCGATCACCAAGCCCATCACGGCCGCCGCGGTGATGATGCTGGTCGACGAGGGACGGATCGCGCTCGACGACCCGGTCGACCGGTGGCTTCCCGAGATCGCGAAACCGGTCGTGGTCCGCACGCCGGACGCTCCTGTCGACGACGTGGTCCCGGCGGCCCGGCCGATCACGGTGGCCGATCTGCTGACGTTCCGCGCGGGATGGGGCTTCCCGTCCGACTTCTCGCTGCCGGCGGTCCAGTCCCTTCTCGGCCTCCAGAAACACGGCCTCTCCCCCCAGCTCGTCCCGGCGCCCGACGAGTGGATGGCGCATCTCGCCCGTATCCCGCTGCTCGACCAGCCGGGTGAGGCATGGCTGTACAACACGTGTTCCGACATCCAGGGGGTGCTGATCTCCCGGGTGTCGGGGAGCGCGCTGCCGGACTTCCTCGCCGAGCGTGTCTTCGAGCCGCTCGGGATGACCGACACCGGATTCGAGGTACCGGCCGGCAAGCTGGACCGGTTCACCACGTCCTACCGCCCGCGCGCGGAAGGCGGCCTCGAACCGGCGGACGCGCCGGACGGACAGTGGAGCAGCCTGCCCGCGTTCCCGTCCGGCGCGGGCGGGCTCGTCTCCACCGCCGACGACTGGTACGCCTTCGCCAGGATGCTGCTCGCGGAGGGGGTCGCGGGCGGCCGACGGATCCTGTCGTCCGACGCTGTACGGCAGATGACGACAGATCATCTGACGGCTGCTCAGCGCGAAGCCAGCGGCCTGTTCACGGAGGGCCAGGGCTGGGGCTTCGGCGGCTCGGTCGACGTGGCACCCGTCGATCGGTGGAACGTCATGGGCCGCTACGGCTGGGTCGGCGGCACCGGGACCGCGGCGCACCTCGTCCCGTCCACGGGCGCGGTCGGCATCCTGCTCACGCAAGTGGAAATGACCGGTCCGACCCCGCCCGCGCTGATGCGCGACTTCTGGCGGTACACGGCCGCCGAGACCGCCTGA
- a CDS encoding alpha/beta fold hydrolase, whose amino-acid sequence MTTYVLIPGAGGSAWYWHGVSDELGRRGRDVVSVDLPGDDVRAGLPEYVDTVVDAVGDRTDLVVVGQSLGGFTAPLVCPRLPVSLLVLVNGMIPRPGETPGEWWANTGQEAARRANDAREGRDPDAETDLQTYFLHDLSQAQIDASAEHNQDESEAAFATPFTLDVWPAVETRVVTGRDDRFFPADFQRRVAEDRLGIIPDEVPGGHLAALSHPMELVDRLEAYVKETA is encoded by the coding sequence ATGACCACGTACGTGTTGATCCCCGGAGCCGGCGGCTCGGCCTGGTACTGGCACGGGGTCAGTGACGAGCTCGGCCGCCGCGGGCGGGACGTCGTCTCCGTGGACCTGCCCGGGGACGATGTCCGGGCGGGTCTTCCGGAGTACGTGGACACGGTCGTCGACGCGGTCGGTGACCGGACCGACCTGGTGGTCGTGGGGCAGTCCCTCGGCGGGTTCACCGCGCCGCTGGTCTGCCCGCGCCTGCCCGTGTCCCTCCTCGTACTGGTCAACGGGATGATCCCGCGGCCCGGCGAAACACCGGGGGAGTGGTGGGCCAACACCGGCCAGGAGGCGGCCCGCCGCGCGAACGACGCGCGCGAGGGCCGCGACCCCGACGCGGAGACCGACCTGCAGACGTACTTCCTGCACGACCTGTCGCAGGCACAGATCGACGCGTCGGCGGAGCACAACCAGGACGAGTCCGAGGCGGCCTTCGCCACACCGTTCACCCTCGACGTGTGGCCGGCGGTGGAGACCCGGGTGGTGACCGGCCGCGACGACCGCTTCTTCCCCGCCGACTTCCAGCGCCGGGTGGCGGAGGACCGGCTCGGCATCATCCCGGACGAGGTGCCGGGCGGCCATCTGGCGGCGCTGAGCCACCCGATGGAGCTGGTGGACCGGCTGGAGGCCTACGTCAAGGAAACTGCCTGA
- a CDS encoding helix-turn-helix domain-containing protein: MSDDEFTPVLAGVGPRLRALRHERGTTLAQLSEETGISLSTLSRLESGQRKPTLELLLPLAKAHRVALDELVGAPDTGDPRIHPRPITRHGHTFIPLTRHLGGLHAYKQIMPVRELGEGVRPEQKTHEGYEWLYVLTGRLHLALGEHDLVLTAGEAAEFDTRTPHGFANAGTYPVEFLSLFGPQGERLHVRARPSEG; this comes from the coding sequence ATGAGCGACGACGAGTTCACCCCGGTCCTGGCCGGCGTGGGGCCGCGGCTGCGCGCCCTGCGGCACGAGCGCGGGACGACCCTGGCCCAGTTGAGCGAGGAGACCGGGATCTCGCTGAGCACCCTCTCGCGCCTGGAGTCCGGGCAGCGCAAGCCCACGCTGGAACTGCTGCTGCCGCTGGCCAAGGCCCACCGCGTGGCGCTCGACGAGCTGGTCGGCGCCCCTGACACGGGCGACCCCCGGATCCACCCGCGCCCCATCACCCGCCACGGCCACACCTTCATCCCGCTGACCCGGCACCTCGGCGGCCTGCACGCCTACAAACAGATCATGCCGGTGCGCGAACTCGGCGAGGGCGTGCGGCCCGAACAGAAGACGCACGAGGGCTACGAGTGGCTCTATGTGCTCACCGGCCGCCTGCATCTGGCCCTGGGCGAGCACGACCTCGTCCTGACGGCCGGCGAGGCCGCCGAATTCGACACCCGCACCCCGCACGGCTTCGCCAACGCCGGCACGTACCCGGTCGAGTTCCTCTCCCTGTTCGGCCCCCAGGGTGAACGGCTCCACGTGCGGGCACGGCCGAGCGAGGGATGA
- a CDS encoding (2Fe-2S)-binding protein: protein MPSHTFKLNGEQITVEAEDDVRLLWVLRDLLGVTGPKYGCGLGVCQACTSHINGKAFNPCSVPVSKIAPDDEVTTIEGLPATVGKDLHPMQEAWLDLDVAQCGYCQPGQIMTAVAKVRRAAEEGRDITDADLDEIRNICRCGTYTRIREAIRAGAENM from the coding sequence ATGCCCAGTCACACCTTCAAGCTCAACGGCGAGCAGATCACGGTCGAGGCCGAGGACGATGTCCGGCTGCTGTGGGTCCTGCGCGACCTGCTCGGCGTCACGGGACCCAAGTACGGCTGCGGCCTCGGCGTGTGCCAGGCCTGTACGTCGCACATCAACGGCAAGGCGTTCAACCCGTGTTCGGTGCCGGTGTCGAAGATCGCCCCCGACGACGAGGTCACCACCATCGAGGGTCTGCCCGCCACCGTGGGCAAGGACCTCCACCCGATGCAGGAGGCCTGGCTCGACCTCGACGTGGCGCAGTGCGGGTACTGCCAGCCGGGCCAGATCATGACGGCGGTCGCCAAGGTCCGGCGCGCCGCCGAGGAAGGCCGCGACATCACCGACGCGGACCTCGACGAGATCCGCAACATCTGCCGCTGCGGCACGTACACCCGCATCCGCGAGGCGATCAGGGCGGGCGCCGAGAACATGTGA